A region from the Microcella frigidaquae genome encodes:
- a CDS encoding DUF427 domain-containing protein: MPRPKRIEPGPGQESVWDYPRPPRVEPVHARVTIRLGGQLIADTTRALRVLETSHPPAYYLPPDDFVAGALEPGAGSSYCEFKGRAAYYDIVGGGQRAERAGWYYPSPSRGFESIAGYVSVYPGRMDRCTVDGETVVPQEGGFYGGWITANIVGPFKGAPGTGRW, from the coding sequence GTGCCGCGCCCGAAGCGCATCGAGCCGGGCCCCGGCCAGGAGTCGGTCTGGGACTACCCGCGCCCGCCGCGGGTCGAGCCCGTGCACGCGCGCGTGACGATCAGGCTCGGCGGCCAGCTGATCGCCGACACGACGCGCGCGCTGCGCGTGCTCGAGACCAGCCACCCGCCCGCCTACTACCTGCCGCCCGACGACTTCGTCGCGGGCGCGCTCGAGCCCGGGGCCGGCTCGTCGTACTGCGAGTTCAAGGGCCGGGCCGCCTACTACGACATCGTCGGCGGCGGTCAGCGCGCGGAGCGGGCGGGATGGTACTACCCGAGCCCGAGCCGCGGTTTCGAGAGCATCGCGGGCTACGTCTCGGTCTACCCCGGCCGCATGGACCGCTGCACGGTCGACGGCGAGACCGTCGTGCCGCAGGAGGGCGGCTTCTACGGCGGGTGGATCACCGCCAATATCGTCGGACCGTTCAAGGGGGCGCCCGGCACCGGGCGCTGGTAG